Below is a window of Terriglobales bacterium DNA.
CAGCTTGCCGACCTTCGACGCGATGAGCTGCCCGACGGAGATGGTCTGCTCCTTGATGAAGGGCTGCTCGTAGAGGCAGACCTCCTCGTAGAACTTGCCCATCTTGCCCTCGACGATCTTGTCGACCACGTTGGCGGGCTTGCCGGTCTTCAGCGCCTGGTCCTTGTAGATGTCCTTCTCGCGCTCGAAGTCGGCGGCCGTGACGTCTTCCTTGCGGATGTACTTCGGGTCCGCGGCGGCGATGTGCATGGCGATGTCCTTCACCAGCGCCTGGAAGTCGTCGGTGCGGGCGACGAAGTCCGACTCGCAGTTGACCTCGACCAGCACGCCGATCTTGCCGCCGGCGTGGATGTAGTGGCCGACGGTGCCCTCGCTCGTCACGCGCGTGGCCTTCTTGGCCGCGGTCGCGATGCCCTTCTTGCGCAGCAGGACGACGGCCTGCTCGAGGTCGCCCTTCGACTCGGTGAGGGCCTGCTTGCAGTCCATCATGGGAGCGCCGGTCTTCTCGCGCAGCTCCTTCACTTGTGCGGCAGAGATGTTGGCCATAGTCGTGCTCATGGATTCACTTCTTTCCTTGGGTCCGGATGATCGGCCGGTGGTCGGTGGACGGTGGTCGGTGACAAAACCAGCTTTCCGACCACTGACCACCGACCACTGACACATAGAACCCGCGCCGGACGAGCGCGCGGGTCATCCAACATTAGATTCCGCAAAACTCGAAACGACTCTTGGCGGGCGAGTCGCCCGCCGCCGCACGGCCCTAGAGCGTCTCGACGTGCGCTTCTTCGTTCTCGGCGCCCGCGGCGGCCGGAGCCTTGCGCGGTGCGCCTTCCTCGCCGCCTTCGCCCACGCCCGCGGCCATCGCATCGCCGGTGACGCCTTCGCCTTCGCCCTCGGTCGCGCCGCCCTGCGGCGTGAAGCCCTGCTTGTCGGTGGCGGCGTTCGAGCCTTCGACCACCGAGTCCGCGATCTTGGAGGCGAACAGCCGGATGGCGCGCAGCGCGTCGTCGTTGCCGGGGATGACGTAATCGACTTCGCTGGGGTCGCAGTTGGTGTCGACCACGGCGACGACCGGGATGCCGAGCTTGCGCGCCTCGCGCACCGCGATCTGCTCCTTGTTGGAGTCGATCACGAAGACCAGGTCGGGCAGGGTGTTCATGTTCTTGATGCCCGCCAGGTTCGCCTGCAGGTGCTTGCGCTCGCGCTCCAGCTTGATGACTTCCTTCTTCGGCAGCAGCTCGTAGCGGCCGTCCACGGCCATCTCGTCGAGCTCCTTCAGCCGCTTCACCGACTTCTGCACCGTCACCCAGTTGGTGAGCAGGCCGCCCAGCCAGCGGTTGTTCACGTAGAACATGCCGCAGCGCTGCGCCTCTTCCGCGATGGCGTCCTGCGCCTGCCGCTTGGTGCCGACGAACAGGATGGTCTTGCCCTCGGCGGCCGAGTCGGTGACGAACTTCGACGCGTCCTTGAACATCTTCAGCGTCTTCTGCAGGTCGATGATGTAGATCCCGTTGCGCTCGCCGAAGATGAATTCCTTCATCTTGGGATTCCAGCGCTTGGTCTGGTGCCCGAAGTGGACGCCCGCTTCGAGCAGCTCCTTCATGGTGATGGTCGCCAAACTTCCTCCTCGTTGGAATCGCATCGGGTCGGTCCAGCTGCGCCTTCCCGATTACTCCCGTCTGTTGCCCCGCCTCACCATGCGGCGAGGACGGGAAATTGACTGCTGTTTCAGGTCTCGGGTCTCAAGTTTCGAGACCCCGAACCAAACTCTCTCTCCGGCCTCGGCTACTCGAAACCCGAAACCGGAAACTCGAAACTATCGCTTCGAGAACTGGAAGCGCTTGCGCGCGCCCTTCTGGCCGTACTTCTTGCGCTCTTTCTGGCGCGGGTCGCGGCGCAACATGCCCTGCGACTTCAGCGTCTTGCGCAGCTCGGCGTTGAACTCGAGCAGCGCGCGGGCCACGCCCATGCGGACCGCGTCGGCCTGGCCGTTCACGCCGCCGCCGGCGACCCGGGCGACCACGTCGAAGGTCGCGGCGGTGTCGCTGGCCACCAGCGACTGCTTGGCCGCCACGCGCTGCGCTTCGGTCACGAAATACTGCTCGAACTCGCGGTCGTTCACCGTGAACTTGCCCGAGCCGGGGCGGAGGAACACGCGCGCGGTCGAGCTCTTGCGCCGGCCGGTGCCGTAGTACTGAACCTGTTCTGCCATATTCGCTCTTGGCTTTTGGCGCTTGGCCTTTAGCCCTGAAAACCTTTCTCAAAAAAGATCGCAGCTCTCGCGAGCTGCGGAAACCTATGCGCGCTTGGCGAGCTTCGCTTCGGCGCGGGCGTCGCTCTTGCGAGTGACGGTGATGGCTTGCGGCTGCTGCGCTTCGTGCGGATGCTTGTCGCCGCGGTAGACCTTGAGCTTGGTCGCCATCTGCCGGCCCAGCTTGGTGTGCGGCAGCATGCCGGTGATGGTGTCTTCGATCAGCCGCTCGGGCGAACGCTCGAAGCGCTTCTTGAACTCCTCGGTGCGCAGGCCGCCGGGGAAGCCGGTGTAGCGGTGATAGCGCTTCTGCTCCGACTTCAGGCCGGTGACGCGGATCTTCTCCGCGTTGATGATGACGACGTGCGAGCCGGTGTCGAGGAAGGGCGTGTACCTGGGGTTGTCCTTACCGCTCAGGATGCGGGCCACGCGCGCGGCCAGGCGCCCGAGGGTCTGGCCCTCGGCGTCGACGACATACCAACTGCGCGCAATCTCCCCCTTGGGGAAATACGTAGACATGCAAAGTCTCCCAAAGAATTAAAACGCAAGAAGACCGCTGAGGACTTTCCGGCTCACGCAGAATTGCGTGAAAGAGCGCCTCTGGACGGGCAACTGCAGAACAGCAAAGACTTTATGATACGGAACAGCCCGCGGACTGTCAACGCGGGGAGCCTCAAGTCCAACGCCGAGGCGCGGAGGGCGCCGAGGA
It encodes the following:
- the tsf gene encoding translation elongation factor Ts, whose protein sequence is MSTTMANISAAQVKELREKTGAPMMDCKQALTESKGDLEQAVVLLRKKGIATAAKKATRVTSEGTVGHYIHAGGKIGVLVEVNCESDFVARTDDFQALVKDIAMHIAAADPKYIRKEDVTAADFEREKDIYKDQALKTGKPANVVDKIVEGKMGKFYEEVCLYEQPFIKEQTISVGQLIASKVGKLGENISVKRFARFKVGDAGETVAISKPEQHEKVEA
- the rpsB gene encoding 30S ribosomal protein S2; the encoded protein is MATITMKELLEAGVHFGHQTKRWNPKMKEFIFGERNGIYIIDLQKTLKMFKDASKFVTDSAAEGKTILFVGTKRQAQDAIAEEAQRCGMFYVNNRWLGGLLTNWVTVQKSVKRLKELDEMAVDGRYELLPKKEVIKLERERKHLQANLAGIKNMNTLPDLVFVIDSNKEQIAVREARKLGIPVVAVVDTNCDPSEVDYVIPGNDDALRAIRLFASKIADSVVEGSNAATDKQGFTPQGGATEGEGEGVTGDAMAAGVGEGGEEGAPRKAPAAAGAENEEAHVETL
- the rpsI gene encoding 30S ribosomal protein S9 — translated: MAEQVQYYGTGRRKSSTARVFLRPGSGKFTVNDREFEQYFVTEAQRVAAKQSLVASDTAATFDVVARVAGGGVNGQADAVRMGVARALLEFNAELRKTLKSQGMLRRDPRQKERKKYGQKGARKRFQFSKR
- the rplM gene encoding 50S ribosomal protein L13 codes for the protein MSTYFPKGEIARSWYVVDAEGQTLGRLAARVARILSGKDNPRYTPFLDTGSHVVIINAEKIRVTGLKSEQKRYHRYTGFPGGLRTEEFKKRFERSPERLIEDTITGMLPHTKLGRQMATKLKVYRGDKHPHEAQQPQAITVTRKSDARAEAKLAKRA